In a single window of the uncultured Pseudodesulfovibrio sp. genome:
- a CDS encoding GGDEF domain-containing protein: protein MTMDRTAPNTPKARYKALYAASILALAALLCVCFGMVYTLRLHPEGDHSRLMQLAYLCMVAGFFVLAAQGLLVYKKILTRMGMNAARADELAEQLERLTVMDALTQAYNRGKFEEVVTHELSNVRRYGLDLSGIMLDLDGFRAINQAHGYSAGDRLLANLAHYLNDKLRTNDFLFRWHGGKFIILCPHTDVDRAAIVAEKLRTLVGHKIFGGKIRVFLSLGVAQAGEEDTMESFLQRLQAGLAAAKNCGRNQVSVVRAQLLPF, encoded by the coding sequence ATGACCATGGACCGAACCGCTCCCAACACACCGAAAGCGCGCTACAAGGCGCTGTACGCCGCGAGCATTTTGGCCCTGGCCGCCCTATTGTGCGTCTGCTTCGGCATGGTCTACACCCTGCGCCTGCACCCGGAAGGCGACCACTCCCGGCTCATGCAGCTGGCCTATCTGTGCATGGTGGCCGGATTCTTCGTCCTCGCGGCCCAGGGGCTGCTCGTTTACAAAAAGATTCTGACCCGCATGGGCATGAACGCGGCCCGGGCCGACGAACTGGCCGAACAACTGGAACGGCTGACGGTCATGGATGCCCTGACCCAGGCCTATAACCGCGGCAAGTTCGAGGAGGTCGTGACGCATGAGCTGAGCAATGTCCGGCGCTACGGCCTGGACCTGTCCGGAATCATGCTCGACCTGGACGGCTTCCGGGCCATCAACCAGGCCCACGGTTACTCGGCCGGAGACCGCCTCCTGGCCAACCTGGCCCATTACCTGAACGACAAGCTCCGAACCAACGATTTCCTGTTCCGCTGGCACGGCGGCAAGTTCATCATCCTCTGCCCGCACACCGACGTCGACCGGGCGGCCATAGTGGCCGAAAAACTGCGGACACTCGTCGGGCACAAGATCTTCGGCGGCAAAATCCGCGTCTTCCTCTCCCTGGGCGTGGCCCAGGCCGGGGAAGAGGACACGATGGAGAGTTTCCTGCAACGCCTCCAGGCGGGGCTGGCCGCAGCCAAGAACTGCGGCAGGAACCAGGTCTCCGTGGTCCGCGCCCAGCTTCTTCCCTTCTGA
- a CDS encoding nitroreductase family protein: MFADKDICKRCGACQDECPFDLVVEDREGFPKLRPAAKKTCINCGHCVAVCPVGAVTLPEMPAVTSGLAPDQCGSLDRDLKLTPAQADQFLSGRRSVRSYRDKPVPEEVLTHLFSVASFAPSAKNGQPAQWIVTRTPQATRRLAGMTVEYMATNSIMPGVVKNWARGVDKILHGAPHVAVAHAPEDGFNPAEDCALAAAYLELSAHAHGLGACWAGFLMEVAEGCCNIRRELGIPEGHGVYAALMLGYPKYRYKRIPSRKTVEIDWLE, encoded by the coding sequence ATGTTTGCCGACAAGGATATCTGCAAGCGCTGCGGCGCGTGCCAGGACGAGTGTCCCTTCGACCTCGTGGTCGAGGACCGCGAGGGCTTTCCCAAGCTGCGCCCAGCGGCCAAAAAGACGTGCATCAACTGTGGCCACTGTGTGGCTGTCTGCCCGGTTGGGGCCGTGACCCTGCCCGAGATGCCCGCCGTTACCTCCGGTCTCGCCCCCGACCAGTGCGGTTCCCTGGACCGTGACCTCAAGCTGACCCCGGCCCAGGCCGACCAGTTCCTGTCCGGGCGCCGCTCGGTTCGTTCCTACCGGGACAAGCCCGTGCCCGAAGAGGTGCTGACCCACCTCTTTTCCGTGGCCTCGTTCGCGCCCAGCGCCAAGAACGGTCAGCCCGCCCAGTGGATCGTCACCCGTACCCCCCAGGCTACCCGTAGGCTGGCCGGCATGACCGTGGAATACATGGCCACCAACTCGATCATGCCCGGCGTGGTCAAGAACTGGGCGCGCGGTGTGGACAAGATCCTGCACGGCGCTCCCCACGTGGCGGTGGCCCATGCCCCGGAGGATGGCTTCAACCCGGCCGAGGACTGCGCCCTGGCCGCCGCCTACCTCGAACTCTCGGCCCACGCCCACGGCCTGGGTGCCTGCTGGGCCGGGTTCCTCATGGAGGTGGCCGAAGGCTGCTGCAACATCAGAAGGGAGCTGGGCATTCCGGAAGGACACGGCGTTTATGCTGCTCTGATGTTGGGATATCCGAAGTACCGCTACAAAAGGATACCTTCGCGGAAAACCGTGGAAATCGACTGGTTGGAATAG
- a CDS encoding Hpt domain-containing protein: protein MTRDLFDTDQFLVSLAQDRELAEELIDAFLEDCPKRVAELTEALDAGDVTSGTKLAHSLKGMCGVVRADALSRLALEIEYAGRNGDLDLMRERFGDFNGCLDRARELMVRFREAG from the coding sequence ATGACGCGGGATTTGTTCGACACCGATCAGTTCTTGGTCAGCCTTGCGCAAGACAGGGAGTTGGCCGAGGAACTTATCGATGCCTTCCTTGAGGACTGCCCCAAGCGCGTGGCGGAGCTGACCGAGGCTCTGGACGCGGGGGATGTAACCTCGGGGACAAAGCTGGCCCATTCGCTCAAGGGTATGTGCGGCGTGGTGCGCGCGGATGCCTTAAGCAGGCTGGCATTGGAAATCGAGTACGCCGGGCGCAACGGGGATCTGGACCTGATGCGTGAACGGTTTGGCGACTTCAACGGCTGCCTGGACCGGGCGCGGGAGCTTATGGTCCGTTTTCGAGAAGCCGGCTGA